One genomic segment of Agromyces intestinalis includes these proteins:
- a CDS encoding Gfo/Idh/MocA family protein — MTTDVSARARTLRAGFVGGGFMAAVHSRAARAAGAALEGAASSSPEASVSAAERLGLSQGYASLDDLIADVDVVHVCTPNATHVDIATRALEAGRHVICEKPLATDIAGAEALAALAADRGVVAAVPFVYRFHPMAREARARVAAGETGRLLGVQGAYLQDWLAAPGDDDWRVDPAQGGPSRAFADIGSHLVDLLEFVSGDRIVRLNAATRTAYRSRATNTDIATEDLVAVVVELASGAIGTLLVSQVAPGHKNGLVLELAGTDASVRFEQERPETLWIGRTDVSSIVERDPARLSADAARLSIVPAGHPMGYQDAFNAFVADAYAAVSAAEAGASEAPDGLPTFVDGVRAVRVTEAVLASAASGQWVEVRA; from the coding sequence ATGACAACGGATGTCAGCGCCCGAGCCCGCACGCTGCGTGCCGGCTTCGTCGGAGGCGGCTTCATGGCCGCCGTGCACTCCCGGGCGGCGCGCGCGGCCGGTGCCGCACTCGAAGGTGCGGCGTCGTCGAGCCCCGAGGCATCCGTCTCCGCGGCCGAGCGACTCGGCCTGTCGCAGGGCTACGCCTCGCTCGACGACCTCATCGCCGATGTCGACGTCGTGCACGTGTGCACCCCCAACGCGACCCACGTCGACATCGCCACCCGAGCCCTCGAGGCAGGCCGGCACGTGATCTGCGAGAAGCCGCTCGCCACCGACATCGCGGGCGCCGAGGCGCTCGCCGCGCTCGCCGCCGATCGCGGGGTGGTCGCGGCGGTGCCGTTCGTCTATCGCTTCCACCCGATGGCCCGCGAGGCGCGAGCCCGCGTCGCCGCCGGCGAGACGGGGCGGCTGCTCGGCGTGCAGGGTGCGTACCTGCAGGACTGGCTCGCGGCTCCCGGCGACGACGACTGGCGGGTCGACCCGGCCCAGGGCGGCCCGAGCCGCGCGTTCGCCGACATCGGCTCCCACCTCGTCGACCTGCTCGAGTTCGTCTCGGGCGATCGCATCGTGCGGCTGAACGCCGCCACCCGCACCGCCTACCGGTCGCGGGCGACGAACACCGACATCGCCACCGAAGACCTCGTCGCCGTCGTCGTCGAGCTCGCGAGCGGTGCGATCGGCACCCTGCTGGTGTCGCAGGTCGCGCCGGGGCACAAGAACGGCCTGGTGCTCGAGCTCGCCGGCACCGACGCGAGCGTGCGCTTCGAACAGGAGCGCCCCGAGACGCTGTGGATCGGCCGCACCGACGTCTCGAGCATCGTCGAGCGCGACCCCGCCCGGCTGAGCGCCGACGCGGCGCGGCTGTCGATCGTGCCGGCGGGCCATCCGATGGGCTACCAGGACGCCTTCAACGCCTTCGTCGCCGACGCCTACGCGGCCGTCTCGGCAGCCGAAGCGGGCGCGAGCGAGGCGCCCGACGGCCTGCCGACCTTCGTCGACGGAGTGCGCGCGGTGCGCGTGACCGAGGCGGTGCTCGCCTCCGCGGCGAGCGGTCAGTGGGTGGAGGTGCGCGCATGA
- a CDS encoding ROK family transcriptional regulator, with protein MVDISRGSALGTSGASELFQLLRDGVPRTRASLAQATGLARSTVAARVDELMDLGLITPVADAVSTGGRPPSQFALNPASRLVLAADLGASHAIIAVTDLTGTVLAQHGEPMDIADGPERVLGWMVEQGLALVDGLGRDRHDLVAVGIGVPGPVEHSTGRPVNPPIMPGWDRFDVPGWVQQHLEVPVLVDNDVNIMALGERALAWPAVEHLVFVKVATGIGSGIISGGLLQRGAQGIAGDIGHIQVARGADVPCHCGNRGCLEALASGPAIARALRERGVEAVGGNDVIDLVKRGDLEAIQAVRQAGRDIGEVLTACVSLVNPSVIAIGGSMARAGEHLIAGVREAVYSRSMPLATEHLAIVQSAAAGNAAVLGASMLAIHHALSPEGIDALAAR; from the coding sequence ATGGTCGACATCAGTCGGGGATCGGCACTCGGCACCTCGGGGGCGAGCGAGCTGTTCCAGCTGCTGCGCGACGGCGTACCGCGCACGCGGGCGTCGCTCGCGCAGGCCACCGGGCTCGCGCGATCGACCGTCGCCGCACGCGTCGACGAGCTCATGGACCTCGGCCTGATCACGCCGGTCGCCGATGCCGTCTCGACGGGCGGGCGGCCGCCGTCGCAGTTCGCGCTGAACCCCGCGTCGCGCCTCGTGCTGGCCGCTGACCTCGGCGCGTCGCACGCGATCATCGCCGTCACCGACCTCACCGGCACCGTGCTCGCCCAGCACGGCGAGCCGATGGACATCGCCGATGGCCCCGAGCGCGTGCTCGGCTGGATGGTCGAGCAGGGGCTCGCGCTCGTCGACGGACTCGGCCGCGACCGGCACGACCTCGTCGCCGTCGGCATCGGCGTGCCCGGCCCGGTCGAGCACTCGACCGGACGCCCCGTGAACCCGCCGATCATGCCCGGATGGGATCGCTTCGACGTGCCCGGCTGGGTGCAGCAGCACCTCGAGGTGCCAGTGCTCGTCGACAACGACGTGAACATCATGGCGCTCGGCGAGCGCGCCCTGGCCTGGCCGGCGGTCGAGCACCTCGTGTTCGTGAAGGTCGCCACCGGCATCGGCTCGGGCATCATCTCGGGCGGGCTGCTGCAGCGCGGCGCGCAGGGCATCGCGGGCGACATCGGGCACATCCAGGTGGCGCGCGGTGCCGACGTGCCGTGCCACTGCGGCAATCGCGGATGCCTCGAGGCCCTCGCCTCGGGCCCGGCGATCGCTCGGGCGCTGCGCGAGCGCGGCGTCGAGGCGGTCGGCGGCAACGACGTGATCGACCTGGTCAAGCGCGGCGACCTCGAGGCGATCCAGGCCGTGCGCCAGGCGGGCCGCGACATCGGCGAGGTGCTGACCGCGTGCGTCAGCCTCGTGAACCCGTCGGTCATCGCGATCGGCGGGTCGATGGCCCGCGCGGGCGAACACCTCATCGCCGGTGTGCGCGAGGCGGTGTACTCGCGGTCGATGCCGCTGGCCACCGAGCACCTCGCGATCGTGCAGTCGGCGGCCGCCGGCAACGCAGCCGTGCTCGGCGCGAGCATGCTCGCGATCCACCACGCGCTCAGCCCCGAGGGCATCGACGCGCTCGCGGCGCGCTGA
- a CDS encoding YqaJ viral recombinase family protein, whose amino-acid sequence MIDQPFALFDLDERAPAVAAAIRAPHPHERRIVADSGDRVAWLRARSRGVTATDAAKLAGRNSVRTAAWEKLHGTGGRGFGGSRFTDHGREREPVIAAWVREQHGIDPSTLLFHADGEQRHLATPDGLRVTDRGAVELCEIKTTSKPWRGIPRGYLRQVWWQQYVLGAERTLVVWEQHDGFVPVGDPECRWVDRDEDQIAILIGLANELLSAIAPDASVAAPAGRSDRSYYRPGPLA is encoded by the coding sequence GTGATCGACCAGCCGTTCGCCCTCTTCGACCTCGACGAGCGTGCACCCGCGGTCGCAGCGGCGATCCGCGCGCCGCACCCGCACGAGCGGCGCATCGTGGCCGACTCGGGCGATCGGGTCGCGTGGCTGCGGGCCCGCTCCCGCGGGGTCACCGCGACGGATGCCGCGAAGCTCGCCGGTCGCAACTCGGTGCGCACCGCCGCATGGGAGAAGCTGCACGGCACGGGCGGCCGCGGGTTCGGCGGCAGCCGGTTCACCGACCACGGGCGCGAGCGCGAACCCGTTATCGCCGCGTGGGTGCGCGAGCAGCACGGCATCGACCCGTCGACGCTGCTCTTCCACGCCGACGGCGAGCAGCGGCACCTCGCCACGCCCGACGGGTTGCGGGTCACCGACCGCGGCGCGGTCGAGCTCTGCGAGATCAAGACCACCTCCAAGCCCTGGCGGGGCATCCCCCGCGGATACCTGCGCCAGGTGTGGTGGCAGCAGTACGTGCTCGGTGCCGAGCGCACCCTGGTCGTGTGGGAGCAGCACGACGGCTTCGTGCCCGTCGGCGACCCCGAGTGCCGCTGGGTCGACCGCGACGAAGACCAGATCGCCATCCTCATCGGCCTCGCGAACGAGCTGCTGTCGGCGATCGCCCCCGACGCATCCGTGGCCGCTCCAGCCGGGAGGTCAGACCGCTCGTACTACCGGCCCGGACCGCTGGCGTGA
- a CDS encoding alpha/beta fold hydrolase yields the protein MTILLLHGLGSDRRQPLDLLAPVLAASPGRSERVLALDVRAHGAYPEVGRPADFQLDRLAEDVARRTLAELEGDDAPLTVIGISMGAAIGLRLAIDGLLRVRRAVYLRPSFDDRSLPEHLRPFPVIGEMLAEAGPDGADLFRATELYERVAHASPAGGRALLTQFTAPDAAPRAIRLVEIPRNRAFADDAELAASARAGIRSLVVGAERDPVHPLPIAQRWAAALDAPLSTVPARDAGLPAQTRAIHAVVGRFLAED from the coding sequence GTGACGATCCTGTTGCTGCACGGCCTCGGCTCCGACCGACGCCAACCGCTCGACCTGCTCGCCCCGGTGCTCGCCGCCTCGCCCGGCCGCAGCGAACGTGTGCTCGCCCTCGACGTGCGGGCGCACGGTGCCTACCCCGAGGTGGGCCGGCCCGCCGACTTCCAGCTCGACCGGCTCGCCGAAGACGTCGCCCGGCGCACCCTCGCCGAGCTCGAGGGCGACGACGCGCCACTCACCGTCATCGGCATCTCGATGGGTGCGGCGATCGGCCTGCGGCTCGCGATCGACGGGCTGCTGCGGGTGCGGCGGGCGGTGTACCTGCGGCCCTCGTTCGACGACCGATCGCTGCCCGAACACCTGCGGCCCTTCCCCGTGATCGGCGAGATGCTCGCCGAGGCGGGGCCCGACGGTGCCGACCTGTTCCGCGCGACCGAGCTCTACGAGCGCGTCGCGCACGCCTCGCCGGCCGGTGGCCGGGCGCTGCTCACCCAGTTCACCGCGCCCGACGCGGCACCCCGGGCCATCCGGCTCGTCGAGATCCCCCGCAACCGCGCCTTCGCCGACGACGCCGAGCTCGCGGCATCCGCTCGGGCGGGCATCCGCTCGCTGGTGGTCGGCGCCGAACGCGACCCGGTGCATCCGCTGCCGATCGCCCAGCGCTGGGCCGCAGCGCTCGATGCACCGCTCTCGACCGTGCCCGCCCGCGATGCCGGGCTGCCTGCCCAGACGCGCGCCATCCATGCCGTCGTCGGCCGTTTCCTCGCCGAGGACTGA
- a CDS encoding NADP-dependent oxidoreductase has protein sequence MNDTMRALVIDRTGGPDELRLADVPRPTRVLDEVLVRVIAVGVNPIDVKTRAGRGVSGAIATWPAVLGFDFAGVVEQSPYAAHPLQPGDRVYGMGRVPRVAGSYAEYLAVTSLSVTPMPASLGFVEAAAVPLAALTAWGAVFETARVGAGTRVLVHAGAGGVGHFAVQLAAHAGAEVTATGSARNAEFLRSLGANRVIDYTRERFEHVAGEQDAVIDLVGNVADDTGTRSLDVLHPDGVLVNVPTGSWPTMGDEAAARGLRATGYVVEPDARVLAEITRLIDTGAIRVHVECELPLADGAEAHRLLESGHVRGKVVLRVAPDPR, from the coding sequence ATGAACGACACGATGCGGGCCCTCGTGATCGACCGCACCGGCGGCCCCGACGAGTTGCGCCTCGCCGACGTGCCACGCCCGACCCGGGTGCTCGACGAGGTGCTGGTGCGCGTGATCGCCGTGGGCGTCAACCCGATCGACGTGAAGACGCGCGCGGGCCGCGGGGTCTCGGGCGCGATCGCGACCTGGCCCGCCGTGCTCGGGTTCGACTTCGCGGGCGTGGTCGAGCAGAGCCCCTACGCGGCGCACCCGCTGCAGCCCGGCGATCGGGTGTACGGCATGGGGCGGGTGCCGCGCGTGGCGGGAAGCTACGCCGAGTACCTCGCGGTCACCTCGCTGAGCGTGACACCGATGCCGGCCTCGCTCGGGTTCGTCGAGGCCGCGGCCGTGCCGCTGGCGGCGCTCACCGCGTGGGGCGCCGTGTTCGAGACGGCGAGAGTCGGCGCCGGCACGCGGGTGCTCGTGCACGCCGGAGCCGGGGGCGTCGGACACTTCGCCGTACAGCTCGCAGCGCATGCCGGCGCCGAGGTCACCGCGACCGGCTCGGCGCGCAACGCCGAGTTCCTGCGGTCGCTCGGGGCGAACCGCGTGATCGACTACACGCGCGAGCGGTTCGAGCACGTCGCGGGCGAACAGGACGCCGTGATCGACCTGGTCGGCAACGTCGCCGACGACACCGGCACCCGATCGCTCGACGTACTGCACCCCGACGGGGTGCTGGTGAACGTGCCGACGGGCTCGTGGCCGACGATGGGCGACGAAGCGGCCGCGCGCGGTCTGCGCGCCACCGGCTACGTCGTCGAGCCCGACGCCCGCGTGCTCGCCGAGATCACGCGCCTCATCGACACCGGCGCGATACGCGTGCACGTCGAGTGCGAGCTGCCGCTCGCCGACGGCGCCGAGGCGCACCGGCTGCTCGAGTCCGGGCATGTCCGCGGCAAGGTGGTGCTGCGGGTCGCGCCCGATCCCCGCTGA
- a CDS encoding ArsR/SmtB family transcription factor, translating to MLRYLLTEDDLGAVRFGISPLCELGLSLRAILDPSRFPLQVGWLRRTEAARERLDMTVLGALIDERLWTPDFLNPRPESPLTRLEDELAVLAATPREVFRADLVGVHGRVPDVFEGSSRRALARIVTELTRLWETCFEPYWPRMRAVLEADIGYRGRQVAQAGVAAMLNGLSSGIAYEQGVVSVALRDPSERLRAVGGEGLTLVPTMFTRRASAPVGDGLPMVMYSARGQGALWEAEPVANPAAVAAVLGEVRASLLTVLGEPASSTELAVRLDVTPSAVNQHLRVLRAAGLLTSSRSGRSVLYLRSDLGAALLEGATG from the coding sequence ATGCTGCGCTACCTGCTCACCGAGGACGACCTCGGCGCCGTGCGCTTCGGGATCTCGCCGCTGTGCGAGCTCGGGCTCAGCCTGCGGGCCATCCTCGACCCGTCGCGGTTCCCGCTGCAGGTCGGTTGGCTGCGGCGAACCGAGGCCGCGCGCGAACGACTCGACATGACGGTGCTCGGCGCGCTCATCGACGAACGGCTGTGGACACCTGACTTCCTGAACCCGCGACCAGAATCGCCGCTCACCCGGCTCGAAGACGAGCTGGCGGTGCTCGCGGCCACCCCGCGCGAGGTGTTCCGCGCCGACCTCGTCGGCGTGCACGGGCGCGTGCCCGACGTGTTCGAGGGGTCGAGCCGTCGCGCACTCGCCCGCATCGTCACCGAGCTGACCCGCTTGTGGGAGACCTGCTTCGAACCGTACTGGCCGCGCATGCGCGCCGTGCTCGAGGCCGACATCGGCTACCGCGGCCGACAGGTCGCGCAGGCGGGCGTCGCGGCGATGCTGAACGGCCTGTCGTCGGGCATCGCGTACGAGCAGGGCGTGGTGAGCGTCGCCCTGCGCGACCCGAGCGAGCGGTTACGCGCCGTCGGCGGCGAGGGGCTCACGCTCGTGCCGACGATGTTCACGCGCCGGGCGTCGGCCCCGGTCGGCGACGGCCTGCCGATGGTCATGTACTCGGCGCGCGGTCAGGGCGCGCTGTGGGAGGCCGAGCCGGTCGCGAACCCCGCCGCCGTCGCAGCCGTGCTCGGCGAGGTGCGGGCGAGCCTGCTGACGGTGCTGGGCGAGCCGGCGTCGTCGACCGAGCTCGCCGTGCGGCTCGACGTCACCCCGAGCGCGGTCAACCAGCACCTGCGGGTGCTGCGCGCGGCGGGCCTGCTCACCTCCTCGCGCTCCGGACGCAGCGTGCTCTACCTGCGCAGCGACCTCGGTGCGGCCCTGCTCGAGGGCGCCACCGGGTGA
- a CDS encoding MFS transporter — translation MTRSTSPTALFTRLLGPVSDPVLRILVTATMISRVGRGIFLTVTVLYFTLIVHLPAHEVAIVLAASSGLGVLASLAGGWLADRFSPKRMLLALTALEGVGLAGYAFVGDFASALVVAMLVGGFGQAANSNRMAIIARAFVGESRVHARAVLRTVTNLAIAVGSGLGAIALAVGTAEAYRALLLVAAIAYLLGLVRLAKLPASVDAPAAAASDPVLTATGSTDAVATRRAARRTLAAHSPWRDPRYLALTALCAVFAMQFGVAELGVPLWIAHDTNAPEVLVSATLILNTVIVVLFQVPLSKGTHDLRRAGRVSAIAAWLMAASCLVYAMATGQPVWVAVVVLVAAALAHAFAEVLSQAGGWGLSFELADPVRSGTYQGVFGMGFSVGSMCAPLLVALTVEQHGVLGWGVLAAVFLVSGLGVWVIARIAAGAQERAAEAAATGPDASIESDASDTAPVRSADARVTARE, via the coding sequence GTGACCCGTTCGACCTCGCCCACCGCCCTGTTCACGCGCCTGCTCGGCCCGGTCTCCGACCCCGTGCTGCGCATCCTCGTCACCGCGACGATGATCAGCCGCGTCGGCCGCGGCATCTTCCTCACCGTCACGGTGCTGTACTTCACGCTCATCGTGCACCTGCCGGCGCACGAGGTCGCGATCGTGCTCGCCGCGTCGAGCGGACTCGGGGTGCTCGCCTCGCTCGCGGGCGGCTGGCTCGCCGATCGGTTCTCGCCCAAACGGATGCTGCTCGCCCTCACCGCACTCGAGGGCGTGGGGCTGGCCGGATACGCGTTCGTGGGCGACTTCGCGTCCGCGCTCGTCGTGGCGATGCTCGTCGGCGGATTCGGCCAGGCGGCGAACTCGAACCGGATGGCGATCATCGCCCGCGCATTCGTCGGCGAGTCGCGCGTGCACGCCCGCGCGGTGCTGCGCACCGTCACCAACCTCGCGATCGCGGTCGGCTCGGGTCTCGGCGCGATCGCCCTCGCCGTCGGCACCGCTGAGGCCTACCGGGCACTGCTGCTGGTCGCAGCGATCGCCTACCTGCTCGGGCTGGTGCGCCTCGCGAAGCTCCCCGCATCCGTCGACGCGCCGGCGGCCGCGGCATCCGACCCGGTTCTGACCGCGACCGGCTCCACCGACGCCGTCGCGACCAGGCGAGCCGCCCGCCGCACGCTCGCCGCCCACTCCCCGTGGCGCGACCCGCGCTACCTCGCCCTCACCGCGCTGTGCGCGGTGTTCGCGATGCAGTTCGGCGTCGCGGAGCTCGGCGTTCCGCTCTGGATCGCACACGACACGAACGCACCCGAGGTGCTGGTCTCTGCGACGCTCATCCTGAACACGGTCATCGTGGTGCTGTTCCAGGTTCCTCTGTCGAAGGGCACGCACGACCTGCGCCGGGCCGGGCGGGTCTCGGCGATCGCGGCATGGCTGATGGCCGCCTCCTGCCTCGTCTACGCGATGGCGACGGGGCAGCCCGTCTGGGTCGCGGTGGTCGTGCTCGTCGCCGCGGCGCTCGCGCACGCGTTCGCCGAGGTGCTGTCGCAGGCCGGCGGCTGGGGGCTCAGCTTCGAGCTCGCCGACCCGGTGCGCAGCGGCACCTACCAGGGCGTGTTCGGCATGGGATTCTCGGTCGGCTCGATGTGCGCGCCGCTGCTGGTCGCCCTGACCGTCGAGCAGCACGGCGTGCTCGGCTGGGGTGTGCTCGCCGCGGTCTTCCTCGTCTCGGGGCTCGGCGTGTGGGTCATCGCGCGGATCGCAGCCGGCGCGCAGGAGCGCGCGGCCGAGGCGGCCGCGACCGGTCCGGATGCCTCGATCGAGTCGGATGCTTCGGATACCGCGCCGGTGCGAAGCGCCGACGCGCGGGTCACAGCGAGGGAATGA
- a CDS encoding PP2C family protein-serine/threonine phosphatase: MTVPVMLSVGAATHPGQRREVNEDSYLARSPLFLVADGMGGYEAGDRASRAVVDAFDARGAEGAATTLEAVRDALADADEAVASIAAGTSRGAGSTVTGVALVDDEGTPSWLVFNVGDSRVYRHLGTELQQLTVDHSLAQELVDDGSLAPEDMRSYAQRNVITRAIGAPDSTADSWLLPVTNGERLLLCSDGLTSEVSDEAIRATLTMSGRPESAAEALVARANEAGGRDNITVVVVDVVAGGLPQSFAGESTSRSAPVESTLDATTIPVRETRP; this comes from the coding sequence GTGACCGTTCCCGTGATGCTCAGCGTCGGCGCGGCGACCCACCCGGGTCAGCGCCGCGAGGTGAACGAGGACTCGTACCTCGCCCGATCGCCCCTGTTCCTGGTCGCCGACGGCATGGGCGGCTACGAGGCGGGCGACCGGGCGAGCCGCGCGGTCGTCGACGCGTTCGACGCGCGGGGAGCCGAGGGCGCTGCGACGACCCTCGAAGCCGTCCGCGATGCGCTCGCCGATGCCGACGAGGCGGTCGCGTCGATCGCCGCGGGCACCTCGCGCGGAGCGGGCAGCACGGTGACCGGCGTCGCCCTCGTCGACGACGAGGGCACCCCGAGCTGGCTGGTGTTCAACGTCGGCGACTCGCGCGTCTACCGCCATCTCGGCACCGAACTGCAGCAGCTCACGGTCGACCACTCGCTGGCGCAGGAACTCGTCGACGACGGGTCGCTCGCACCCGAGGACATGCGCTCGTACGCGCAGCGCAACGTCATCACGCGGGCGATCGGCGCTCCCGACAGCACCGCCGACAGCTGGCTGCTCCCGGTCACGAACGGCGAGCGGCTGCTGCTGTGCTCCGACGGGCTCACGAGCGAAGTCTCCGACGAGGCGATCCGCGCCACCTTGACGATGTCGGGCCGGCCCGAGTCTGCCGCTGAAGCGCTCGTCGCCCGCGCCAACGAGGCCGGCGGTCGCGACAACATCACCGTGGTGGTGGTGGATGTGGTGGCGGGCGGCCTGCCCCAGTCCTTCGCCGGCGAATCGACGTCGAGGTCGGCCCCGGTCGAGTCGACGCTCGACGCGACGACGATCCCCGTGCGCGAGACGAGGCCGTGA
- a CDS encoding DUF5684 domain-containing protein, whose product MTDPDAAAGAALVLLALIAVELLFLAAWYVWTGLSFSRLFRRMSAEPWRGWVPVLNTAEVLALGGVSRWWVLLFAVPIANLYALFLYIVAANRVGRLFGKGAGMTVLAVLVPPLWATLLGWGKVAPDLEHGRLPAAPAPARVSAATGPLATVQPGPVPAPPLGSPATPGAWPIDAQAPYDAPTAQAPYGAPTAQAPYGAPTAQAPYGAPGPAPFATPAVPSAAVDATLQQAPVAPGPPPESVANPAAPNPWAPVDAPYVAPTAPVAPAASFTPAEAAPAPAPFTPVEPATRAPAPAPTPDPTLQPVEAPSRAEPSHGMIVPPAGILGAGDAGSAHPPAAAPSQPAWPAQQPADSSRAQAAAWSAPSVPVAPVAPPGALDEADGATVLRFDDAAIDAARQPGPAAAEPEPYVDDDYEATVVVDRRPRVAWRLRLDDGSELALSGDRVLLGRNPGEAAAGEQRLAVPDSTRTLSKTHARLELVSGQWVITDLGSTNGVLIEVAGDEQLIDAGVATPVPDRFVLGKLGMRIVMEAP is encoded by the coding sequence GTGACCGATCCTGATGCCGCTGCCGGCGCGGCCCTGGTACTGCTGGCACTGATCGCGGTCGAACTGTTGTTCCTCGCGGCCTGGTACGTGTGGACGGGCCTCTCGTTCTCGCGCCTGTTCCGACGGATGTCGGCCGAGCCCTGGCGCGGCTGGGTGCCCGTGCTGAACACCGCCGAGGTGCTCGCGCTCGGCGGTGTCTCGCGCTGGTGGGTGCTGCTGTTCGCCGTGCCGATCGCGAATCTCTATGCGCTGTTCCTGTACATCGTGGCGGCGAACCGCGTGGGTCGGCTGTTCGGCAAGGGCGCCGGAATGACCGTGCTCGCGGTGCTGGTGCCGCCGCTCTGGGCGACGCTGCTCGGCTGGGGCAAGGTCGCTCCCGACCTCGAGCACGGTCGGCTGCCTGCCGCGCCGGCGCCGGCACGGGTCTCGGCGGCGACGGGGCCGCTCGCGACCGTGCAGCCCGGCCCGGTGCCCGCGCCGCCCCTCGGCTCTCCGGCGACGCCCGGCGCGTGGCCCATCGACGCACAGGCCCCCTACGATGCGCCCACCGCGCAGGCCCCGTACGGTGCGCCCACCGCGCAGGCCCCCTACGGTGCGCCCACCGCGCAGGCGCCGTACGGTGCGCCCGGGCCGGCGCCCTTCGCCACTCCTGCGGTGCCGTCCGCAGCTGTCGACGCCACCCTCCAGCAAGCGCCCGTCGCGCCCGGTCCGCCGCCCGAGAGCGTGGCGAACCCGGCAGCACCGAACCCGTGGGCCCCGGTCGATGCGCCGTACGTCGCCCCGACGGCGCCCGTCGCTCCGGCGGCGTCGTTCACCCCGGCAGAGGCGGCCCCCGCGCCGGCTCCGTTCACGCCGGTCGAACCGGCCACCCGGGCCCCCGCGCCGGCTCCGACTCCCGATCCGACGCTCCAGCCCGTCGAGGCGCCGAGCCGGGCCGAACCGTCGCACGGCATGATCGTGCCGCCGGCCGGCATTCTCGGCGCGGGCGACGCCGGGTCTGCGCATCCGCCCGCCGCTGCGCCGAGCCAGCCCGCCTGGCCGGCCCAGCAGCCCGCCGATTCGAGCCGGGCCCAGGCGGCCGCCTGGTCGGCGCCGAGCGTGCCGGTCGCGCCGGTCGCGCCGCCCGGCGCGCTCGACGAGGCCGACGGCGCCACCGTGCTGCGGTTCGACGACGCCGCGATCGATGCCGCCCGCCAGCCGGGGCCTGCGGCGGCCGAGCCCGAGCCGTACGTCGACGATGACTACGAGGCGACCGTCGTGGTCGACCGCCGACCGCGCGTCGCTTGGCGGCTCCGGCTCGACGACGGCAGCGAACTCGCCCTCAGCGGCGATCGCGTGCTGCTCGGACGCAACCCGGGCGAGGCGGCCGCCGGCGAGCAACGGCTCGCCGTGCCCGACTCCACCCGCACGCTGTCGAAGACGCACGCGCGGCTCGAGCTCGTCTCGGGTCAGTGGGTCATCACCGACCTCGGTTCGACCAATGGCGTGCTCATCGAGGTCGCGGGCGACGAGCAGCTCATCGACGCGGGTGTCGCCACGCCCGTGCCCGACCGCTTCGTGCTCGGCAAGCTCGGCATGCGGATCGTGATGGAGGCGCCGTGA